A genome region from Sulfurovum sp. TSL6 includes the following:
- a CDS encoding DUF523 domain-containing protein, translated as MKKVAISACLLGEKCRYDATDNKNEILLEQLKDTQLIPFCPEDTAFGTPRSTMDLVETPQGQQAISNFNGEDLSTPIIQYATLFFNTHPDLDLLIGKDRSPSCGVCSARLYDEDKNLLSSKESGLMVKEAIKRNISCIDAEDFRGLE; from the coding sequence ATGAAAAAGGTCGCAATTTCCGCTTGTCTTTTAGGTGAAAAATGTCGATATGATGCCACAGACAATAAAAATGAAATACTTTTAGAACAATTAAAAGATACTCAACTCATTCCTTTTTGCCCTGAAGATACTGCCTTTGGTACACCTCGTTCTACAATGGATTTGGTAGAAACACCGCAAGGGCAACAAGCCATATCAAACTTCAATGGAGAAGATTTATCTACTCCTATCATTCAATATGCTACACTGTTTTTTAACACACACCCGGATCTGGATCTGCTTATAGGTAAAGACAGAAGCCCAAGTTGTGGTGTATGTTCTGCAAGACTCTATGATGAAGACAAAAATTTGCTCTCTTCAAAAGAATCAGGTCTTATGGTAAAAGAAGCAATAAAACGAAATATAAGCTGCATAGATGCAGAAGATTTTAGGGGATTAGAATGA
- a CDS encoding serine protease, translated as MRIVWIVLLSTLFLTASSEYTNGTKEAIVKIYTTAKVPNYQEPWNSSMRSSTGSGAIIEGGYILTNAHVVANQSFIEVQRYGQRKRYIAKVYAVSHQADLALLKVEEKAFFEGVKPLTFGSLPKVEQKIVVYGYPMGGSTLSATIGVVSRIEHHTYAHSGESFLAVQVDAAVNPGNSGGPALSNGKIVGVVMQMISKSQNIGYLVPVNMVKHFIEDMKDGKYDGFADLGLGTQKLENPAIRRYYGLDENVSGKLIVKVVHNSPLAGALQEGDILTAVDGHNVENDGTVEFRKHEFTHYQHFIDAYQMGEKVKLDIIRDGKNMQVEADLKYIADDMYLVKTTRYDTMPRYFVYGGYVFAPLTRNLIVSTNRNRLKLSYLAGKWQEKDKNEVVVLLKVLASDMSRGDNDFAMWPIDKVNGEPFKNFKEFYEKMNAVKSDYIVLEDNDGVKVIIDRKEAQEKQSAILNKYNIEFDRSIDLRK; from the coding sequence ATGAGAATAGTATGGATAGTACTGCTAAGTACACTGTTTTTAACGGCAAGTTCAGAGTATACGAATGGTACCAAAGAAGCTATCGTTAAAATCTACACCACTGCAAAGGTACCCAACTATCAAGAACCCTGGAACAGCTCCATGCGTAGCAGTACAGGTTCTGGTGCCATTATAGAGGGTGGGTACATTCTTACGAATGCACATGTCGTAGCCAACCAGTCTTTTATAGAAGTACAGCGTTATGGTCAACGTAAACGTTATATTGCAAAAGTCTATGCAGTGTCCCATCAGGCAGACCTGGCACTCTTAAAAGTAGAAGAGAAAGCATTTTTTGAGGGAGTGAAACCATTGACTTTTGGTTCACTGCCAAAAGTTGAACAAAAAATTGTTGTGTATGGTTATCCTATGGGAGGAAGTACGCTTTCTGCGACGATTGGAGTAGTATCACGTATAGAACATCATACGTATGCACACAGTGGTGAGTCATTTTTGGCAGTCCAGGTTGATGCGGCTGTGAATCCTGGAAATTCCGGCGGTCCGGCACTCTCTAACGGAAAGATTGTCGGTGTAGTGATGCAAATGATCAGTAAGTCTCAAAACATTGGTTACCTGGTCCCTGTGAATATGGTGAAACACTTCATAGAAGACATGAAAGATGGAAAATATGACGGGTTTGCAGATTTGGGATTAGGTACACAAAAACTGGAAAACCCTGCGATAAGACGTTACTATGGTCTTGATGAGAATGTCAGTGGAAAACTGATTGTGAAGGTGGTACATAATTCACCACTTGCAGGAGCATTGCAAGAAGGTGATATCTTAACTGCTGTAGACGGGCATAATGTGGAAAATGACGGTACGGTAGAGTTTAGAAAACATGAGTTTACACACTATCAGCACTTTATAGATGCTTATCAGATGGGTGAAAAGGTAAAGCTTGACATCATCCGAGATGGAAAAAATATGCAAGTCGAAGCAGATTTAAAATACATAGCGGATGATATGTATTTGGTCAAAACAACACGTTACGATACGATGCCCAGGTATTTTGTATATGGAGGATATGTCTTTGCTCCGCTTACCAGAAACCTCATTGTATCTACAAACCGAAACCGTTTAAAATTAAGTTATTTGGCGGGAAAATGGCAAGAAAAAGATAAAAATGAAGTGGTGGTTCTGCTTAAAGTATTGGCTTCTGATATGAGTAGGGGAGACAATGATTTTGCCATGTGGCCCATAGATAAAGTGAATGGTGAACCATTTAAGAACTTTAAAGAGTTTTACGAGAAGATGAACGCTGTAAAAAGTGATTATATTGTTTTAGAAGACAATGATGGGGTTAAAGTGATCATTGATAGAAAAGAAGCGCAAGAAAAACAGAGTGCTATACTGAATAAATATAATATCGAGTTTGATAGATCCATAGATCTAAGAAAATAA
- a CDS encoding uroporphyrinogen-III synthase encodes MCNSNKFQDLSKLSKKLNLLYYEYDKYQNSFLVDSRYEKETTYPDLIKLTYALSKHNIGFFKDERANVAISSSRNLFSSLKQRIKNISYDLKSLQKNIYVLSDKQVRYAKNLPMIQTIGIHSNIDITQYDALIFTSKNGVKHCDSLFSSEWKKIPAYAISKDTAKYIKELKGKLAFTGKEKHGDEFAYELVDHLKGKKIAYLGAQSIVSNLIEVLHNNHIQCDHIPVYKTVCRDYDNKIKLPSHSIIIFSSPSTIECFLKNVEWDKSFTAISIGRTTAKYFPDFIHPIMSDTPSLKSCVCKALSL; translated from the coding sequence ATGTGTAATAGTAATAAATTTCAAGATTTATCAAAACTTTCAAAAAAACTTAATTTGCTCTATTATGAGTATGATAAATATCAAAATTCTTTTTTAGTAGATAGCAGATATGAAAAAGAGACGACTTATCCGGACTTAATTAAACTGACTTATGCACTATCAAAGCATAATATTGGATTTTTTAAAGATGAACGAGCCAATGTAGCCATTTCATCATCAAGGAATTTATTTTCTTCCTTAAAACAAAGAATAAAAAATATCTCTTATGACTTAAAAAGTTTACAAAAAAATATCTATGTTCTTAGTGATAAACAAGTAAGGTATGCTAAAAATCTACCAATGATACAAACAATAGGGATCCATTCTAACATAGACATTACTCAATATGATGCATTGATATTTACATCTAAAAATGGAGTCAAACACTGCGACTCTTTGTTCTCATCTGAATGGAAAAAAATACCCGCATATGCTATTTCAAAAGATACTGCTAAATATATAAAAGAGCTTAAGGGTAAATTGGCTTTCACAGGAAAAGAAAAACATGGAGATGAATTCGCTTATGAACTTGTAGATCACCTAAAAGGTAAAAAGATAGCCTACCTGGGTGCACAATCTATTGTTTCTAATTTGATAGAGGTCCTACATAATAATCATATTCAGTGCGATCATATACCTGTGTATAAAACGGTGTGTAGAGATTACGACAATAAGATAAAACTACCTTCCCATTCTATTATTATATTTTCCTCACCTTCTACAATCGAATGTTTTCTTAAAAATGTTGAATGGGATAAAAGTTTTACAGCCATCAGTATTGGTAGAACGACTGCAAAATATTTTCCTGACTTCATTCATCCTATCATGTCGGACACTCCTTCTTTGAAAAGTTGTGTGTGTAAAGCATTGAGTTTATAG
- a CDS encoding DsrE family protein: MKKYIFLIAGVLSFTQAQEYKSVFDCSSNNARFVMTRMNLIERTMNMIEKDGDKANFAITLHGGCVPMVSDVYDEITPEEDMPYIKMAQESIIRLSQTKKVKIIVCAMSLNAHAIDKKEVLPFIHISKNSFIDTIGLQNKGYALMTFK, encoded by the coding sequence ATGAAAAAATATATATTTCTAATAGCAGGTGTACTGAGTTTTACGCAGGCACAAGAGTATAAGTCTGTTTTCGACTGCAGTTCAAATAATGCACGTTTCGTGATGACACGTATGAACTTAATAGAAAGAACCATGAATATGATCGAAAAGGATGGTGACAAGGCAAACTTTGCCATTACCCTTCATGGTGGATGTGTCCCTATGGTTTCTGATGTGTATGATGAAATAACCCCTGAGGAGGATATGCCCTACATAAAGATGGCACAGGAGAGTATTATACGATTGTCTCAAACGAAAAAGGTGAAAATTATCGTCTGTGCTATGTCATTGAATGCACATGCAATTGACAAAAAGGAAGTTTTACCTTTTATTCATATATCTAAAAATAGTTTTATCGATACTATCGGTTTACAAAATAAAGGTTATGCACTGATGACATTTAAGTAA
- the bcp gene encoding thioredoxin-dependent thiol peroxidase, whose protein sequence is MLEVGTQVPDFCLPNQDEEEICFRDIKGKWIVLYFYPKDNTPGCTTEACDFTAALPDFTDLDAIVLGVSPDSPKKHRNFIEKKDLKITLLADEEKELCNTFGVWQLKKFMGKEYMGVVRSTFIIDPDGKIAANWAKVRVKEHVDAVKAKLEELQA, encoded by the coding sequence ATGTTAGAAGTAGGAACGCAGGTACCAGATTTTTGTTTACCCAATCAGGATGAAGAGGAAATCTGTTTTAGAGACATTAAAGGAAAGTGGATTGTACTTTATTTTTACCCGAAAGACAACACTCCGGGATGTACAACAGAAGCCTGTGATTTCACTGCAGCACTTCCAGACTTTACAGATTTGGATGCTATCGTTTTAGGTGTGAGTCCGGATTCTCCTAAAAAACACAGAAATTTCATAGAAAAGAAAGACTTAAAGATCACACTGCTTGCAGATGAAGAAAAAGAACTCTGCAATACCTTTGGTGTATGGCAGCTCAAAAAATTCATGGGTAAAGAGTATATGGGTGTGGTACGTTCTACATTTATCATAGATCCAGATGGAAAAATAGCTGCTAATTGGGCAAAAGTGAGAGTTAAAGAACATGTGGATGCTGTAAAAGCCAAACTAGAAGAGCTACAAGCATAA
- the tsf gene encoding translation elongation factor Ts: MANFGPKDIKKLREMTDAGMMDCKKALTEADGDMDKAVAWLRDQGMGAAAKKAGKVAAEGAIGVKVEGNKAVIVEINSQTDFVAQNDKFKALMDTVVNHAFDNGLKDAEAINASTINGEPFSDYLSQQIAVIGEKLDVRRAAFIEGDETTAVNGYVHSNGQNGVIIEAKCDSAETAEAMTPVLKEVAMHAAAMAPSTLSYKDFDPAFVEEETKGRIIAIEKENEELTRLGKTLKNIPQYISMSQLTEEVMAAAEALLKEELKAEGKPEKIWDRILPGKIERFISDNTTLDQEQCLLDQKFVMDDNKTVLEYVQEKAKAAGGSADIVHFVRLEVGEGIEVAEEDFAAEVAAQMG, from the coding sequence ATGGCAAACTTTGGACCTAAAGATATCAAAAAACTCAGAGAGATGACTGATGCAGGAATGATGGACTGTAAAAAAGCATTGACTGAAGCTGATGGAGACATGGACAAAGCAGTTGCATGGCTTAGAGACCAAGGTATGGGTGCTGCAGCGAAGAAAGCTGGAAAAGTAGCAGCTGAAGGTGCTATCGGTGTTAAAGTTGAAGGTAATAAAGCAGTGATCGTTGAGATCAACTCTCAAACTGACTTTGTTGCACAGAATGATAAATTTAAAGCACTTATGGATACTGTTGTAAATCATGCATTTGACAACGGTCTTAAAGATGCAGAGGCGATCAATGCTTCAACGATCAACGGTGAGCCATTTTCTGATTATCTTTCACAGCAAATTGCTGTTATCGGTGAAAAACTTGATGTGAGAAGAGCCGCATTTATTGAGGGTGATGAAACTACAGCGGTAAACGGTTACGTTCACTCTAACGGTCAAAATGGTGTGATCATTGAAGCAAAATGTGATTCTGCTGAGACAGCTGAAGCAATGACTCCTGTACTTAAAGAGGTAGCAATGCATGCAGCGGCTATGGCACCAAGTACACTCTCTTATAAAGACTTTGATCCTGCATTTGTAGAAGAAGAGACTAAAGGTAGAATTATTGCTATCGAAAAAGAGAATGAAGAGCTTACTAGACTTGGTAAGACACTGAAGAACATTCCTCAGTATATCTCTATGAGCCAATTGACTGAAGAAGTTATGGCTGCTGCTGAAGCACTTCTCAAAGAAGAGTTGAAAGCAGAAGGTAAACCTGAAAAGATCTGGGACAGAATTCTTCCAGGTAAGATCGAAAGATTTATCTCAGACAACACAACACTTGACCAAGAGCAATGTCTTCTTGATCAGAAATTTGTAATGGATGACAACAAAACTGTTCTTGAATATGTTCAAGAGAAAGCAAAAGCTGCTGGTGGTTCTGCTGATATCGTACATTTTGTAAGACTAGAAGTAGGTGAAGGAATTGAAGTAGCAGAAGAAGATTTTGCCGCTGAAGTTGCTGCACAAATGGGGTAA
- a CDS encoding ABC transporter ATP-binding protein has translation MSQFLLEAKNISHGFDTLLFHDVNFSLKPSQSAAIIGRSGCGKSTLLHIFSTFIKPDKGSVTLLGKDLYTLDDKAIEALRRYDIGIIFQFHYLFKGMSALENIEVASMLSAEKIDDAILEKLEIKELMKQKIGELSGGQQQRVSIARVLSKSPRIIFADEPTGNLDKETAELVMDVLMDYIKETGAGLLLVTHDDSMEARCDVAYKIEDKILKEKV, from the coding sequence ATGTCCCAATTTTTATTGGAAGCAAAAAATATTTCCCACGGTTTTGATACCCTTTTATTTCACGATGTAAACTTTTCTTTAAAGCCATCACAAAGTGCAGCGATCATTGGTCGGAGTGGCTGCGGAAAGTCTACACTTTTACATATATTTTCAACTTTTATCAAACCCGATAAAGGCAGCGTAACACTTTTAGGGAAAGATCTTTACACGCTTGATGATAAGGCCATTGAAGCATTGCGTCGCTATGATATAGGGATCATCTTTCAGTTTCACTACCTGTTTAAAGGGATGAGTGCACTGGAAAACATTGAAGTAGCCAGCATGTTGAGTGCTGAGAAAATAGATGATGCCATTCTTGAAAAACTAGAGATCAAAGAACTGATGAAACAAAAGATAGGTGAACTCTCGGGAGGACAACAACAACGTGTCTCTATAGCCAGAGTACTTAGTAAAAGTCCTCGTATCATCTTTGCAGATGAACCTACAGGGAACTTAGACAAAGAGACTGCAGAGCTGGTGATGGATGTATTGATGGATTACATTAAAGAGACAGGTGCAGGACTTTTATTGGTAACCCATGATGACAGCATGGAAGCACGCTGCGATGTTGCCTATAAGATCGAAGATAAAATACTCAAGGAAAAAGTATGA
- the prfB gene encoding peptide chain release factor 2: MDAYEYSELLKSLTIKMDNIKNIVKPDLLEQRLKEIEEMQQDPDFWNDATNAGKISQEKTKAERILATYNNAYDAVHDASEYFELSKAENDEETLEMLYEDAESLEESTNALEVQMMLSGEHDGANAIVSIHPGAGGTESQDWASMLYRMYLRWAERHGFKVESLDYQAGEEAGIKDVSFIIKGENAYGYLKVENGIHRLVRISPFDSNAKRHTSFSSVMVSPEIDDDIDITIEDKDLRVDTYRASGAGGQHVNKTESAIRLTHIPTNIIVQCQNDRSQHKNKAAAMKMLKSRLYEYEMAKKQAVLDGVEKSDIGWGHQIRSYVMQPYQQVKDTRSNQAFTNVDAILDGDIDKMLEGVLISQAK; the protein is encoded by the coding sequence ATGGATGCATACGAATACAGCGAATTACTCAAATCACTTACTATTAAAATGGACAATATTAAAAATATTGTAAAACCAGATCTCTTAGAACAGAGACTCAAAGAGATAGAAGAGATGCAGCAAGATCCTGATTTTTGGAACGATGCGACCAATGCAGGAAAGATCTCCCAGGAAAAAACCAAAGCTGAACGTATATTGGCGACCTATAACAATGCCTATGATGCAGTACATGATGCCAGTGAGTATTTTGAACTCTCTAAAGCAGAAAATGATGAAGAGACCTTGGAAATGCTCTATGAAGATGCAGAAAGCTTAGAGGAGAGTACCAATGCACTAGAAGTACAGATGATGCTCAGTGGGGAACATGACGGCGCCAATGCCATCGTCTCTATACATCCGGGAGCTGGAGGAACGGAATCACAGGACTGGGCCAGTATGCTCTACCGTATGTATCTGCGTTGGGCAGAAAGACATGGATTTAAAGTCGAAAGTCTTGACTATCAAGCTGGAGAGGAAGCAGGTATCAAAGATGTCTCTTTCATCATCAAGGGTGAAAATGCCTATGGCTACCTCAAAGTAGAGAACGGTATCCACAGGCTTGTACGTATCTCTCCTTTTGACTCGAATGCCAAACGACACACTTCATTCTCTTCAGTAATGGTTTCACCGGAAATAGATGATGACATAGACATTACCATCGAAGACAAAGACTTGCGTGTAGATACCTATCGTGCTTCTGGTGCAGGAGGACAACATGTCAATAAAACAGAATCAGCGATCCGCCTCACACATATACCGACAAACATTATCGTACAGTGTCAAAATGACAGAAGCCAGCATAAAAATAAAGCTGCAGCGATGAAAATGCTGAAATCACGTCTTTATGAGTATGAGATGGCTAAAAAACAAGCTGTTTTAGATGGCGTAGAAAAATCAGATATAGGATGGGGACACCAGATACGCTCTTATGTCATGCAGCCCTACCAACAAGTCAAAGACACAAGGTCAAACCAGGCCTTTACCAATGTAGATGCTATACTTGATGGAGATATAGACAAAATGTTAGAAGGTGTGCTGATCAGCCAAGCGAAGTAG
- the panC gene encoding pantoate--beta-alanine ligase — protein MVIVRTIEALQEVKKTLSGSIGFVPTMGALHHGHLSLIQQAKKENDHLIVSIFVNPTQFLEGEDLDAYPRKEEADTKICKLAGVDILFMPTIDAMYEKDELSIGAPAIRGYILEGEKRPGHFDGMLQVVMKLLNLSGATNAYFGKKDAQQLALITQMVKNYFMEVNIIPCDIIRDENGLALSSRNVYLQGDEKTRALSLARSLKRATKMVMAGELNVEVIKKEMLVVLEETDQVEYVAIVDREFNALDRVEIGNTIILVAAWVGKPRLIDNLWI, from the coding sequence ATGGTTATCGTTCGGACAATAGAGGCTTTACAGGAAGTAAAAAAGACATTATCGGGTTCTATAGGTTTTGTTCCTACCATGGGAGCATTGCATCATGGACATCTTTCACTCATACAACAAGCAAAAAAAGAGAATGATCATCTTATCGTTTCCATTTTTGTCAACCCTACACAGTTTTTGGAAGGGGAAGATTTAGATGCGTATCCCCGTAAAGAGGAAGCAGACACCAAGATATGTAAACTTGCAGGCGTAGATATACTTTTTATGCCAACGATCGATGCAATGTATGAAAAAGATGAACTGAGTATAGGTGCACCAGCGATCCGTGGGTACATTTTAGAAGGAGAAAAGCGTCCGGGTCATTTCGATGGTATGCTGCAAGTGGTCATGAAGCTGCTGAATCTCAGTGGTGCAACGAATGCCTATTTTGGGAAAAAAGATGCACAACAGTTAGCGCTCATCACACAGATGGTCAAAAATTATTTCATGGAGGTCAATATCATTCCCTGTGACATTATAAGAGATGAGAATGGATTGGCTTTGAGCAGCCGTAATGTTTACTTACAAGGCGATGAAAAAACACGTGCACTCTCTCTTGCACGTTCACTCAAACGTGCAACAAAAATGGTCATGGCAGGAGAACTTAATGTGGAGGTGATCAAAAAAGAGATGCTGGTCGTACTTGAAGAGACGGATCAGGTTGAATATGTGGCGATCGTCGACAGAGAATTTAATGCACTTGACAGAGTGGAGATAGGCAATACGATCATTCTCGTTGCTGCATGGGTAGGCAAACCTAGATTGATCGATAACTTGTGGATCTAA
- a CDS encoding penicillin-binding transpeptidase domain-containing protein, with the protein MNKEIQNKAIHQRKNKISFLFLLLLIAMGMFLFSVIKTISSDRHIPSHNTTIYDRSFRGSIISEDGYTLSSSEKTYQAVVRGASIDPDKKALFVKLFSIYSGIPEKKILKRFKNRKGKEIKGNIILSKTINARSAMQLKSLAYKLRKLDVFQSIKTRSGIEVLFGLDIIENGESRRFPLGDVLSPILGYVGDESDGRYTRPLGKKGLERAYEKHITSKKNGYFRGKRDVVGAVIHDKNSIKIQRVDGLDLHLNIPLALQRRVELMIDQMKQSIDADEIIVGVMESKTGKVLSMASSERYDPSHIKQKDIPALVPKFTEYPYEAGSVLKPITVAMALDKNRITPDTWFKTGYKRFDITGGQRISDDDYFESLPVTDIVVHSSNIGTSQISWLLTGKEFREGLLKFGIAQKTGIDLSRDLPGSLKSLRILDHKMHRANSSFGYGMMVTFTQLLKAYSAFNNDGLAVTPRLVDYLQDANGKHYTLPPKVGNMQAVSKKAANQVHDILLEVVKRGTGVKAQYPGLEVGGKTGTAHIAKHGRYVREYHSSFYGFANDKEGHKYTIGALVIRAKKPYKYFASQSAVPTFRRILDILVELDYLKPEGGVEVTSPEIKVEPKTPPEIIQEPIVPQKEKKEKVTVQPVKKATPSVKELFKLEPKAKPKPESKPEPVNIKPAKDKSTHELFEELF; encoded by the coding sequence ATGAATAAAGAAATACAAAACAAAGCAATCCATCAAAGAAAGAACAAAATTTCTTTCCTTTTTTTACTCTTATTGATTGCAATGGGTATGTTCTTATTTTCAGTAATTAAAACTATCTCTTCAGACAGACATATTCCCAGCCATAATACGACTATTTATGACCGTTCATTTCGCGGATCTATCATCTCTGAAGATGGTTATACACTGAGCAGTTCAGAAAAAACCTATCAAGCAGTGGTACGTGGAGCGAGTATAGACCCTGACAAAAAAGCACTTTTTGTCAAACTCTTCAGTATCTATAGTGGTATCCCTGAAAAAAAGATCCTTAAAAGGTTTAAAAATCGTAAAGGTAAAGAGATCAAAGGCAATATTATCCTCTCTAAAACCATTAATGCACGTTCCGCGATGCAGCTTAAATCCCTTGCTTATAAATTAAGAAAACTGGATGTCTTTCAGTCCATCAAAACCCGTAGTGGCATAGAAGTTCTCTTTGGTTTGGATATCATAGAAAATGGTGAGAGCAGACGTTTTCCCCTTGGTGATGTTTTAAGTCCTATATTAGGCTATGTAGGTGATGAAAGTGATGGAAGATACACGCGTCCCTTAGGGAAAAAAGGTCTTGAACGTGCGTATGAAAAACACATTACATCAAAGAAAAATGGGTATTTCCGAGGTAAACGTGATGTTGTCGGTGCAGTCATCCATGACAAGAACAGTATTAAGATACAACGTGTAGACGGGCTGGATCTTCATCTCAATATTCCTCTTGCTTTGCAAAGACGTGTTGAACTTATGATAGATCAAATGAAACAGAGCATTGATGCTGATGAGATCATAGTCGGCGTGATGGAGAGTAAGACAGGTAAAGTACTGAGCATGGCAAGTTCTGAACGCTACGACCCATCGCATATCAAGCAAAAAGATATCCCTGCACTTGTACCAAAATTTACAGAATACCCTTATGAAGCAGGTTCAGTACTTAAACCGATCACTGTTGCAATGGCACTGGACAAAAATAGAATTACCCCTGATACATGGTTTAAAACAGGGTATAAAAGATTTGACATTACTGGAGGACAACGTATTAGTGATGATGATTATTTTGAGTCTCTTCCGGTCACAGATATCGTGGTACACTCTTCCAACATCGGTACATCTCAAATCTCATGGCTACTTACAGGTAAAGAGTTCAGAGAAGGTCTGCTCAAGTTTGGTATCGCCCAAAAGACCGGCATAGACCTCTCACGTGATCTACCGGGTTCTCTTAAATCTCTTAGAATACTCGATCATAAAATGCATAGGGCGAACTCTTCATTTGGCTATGGCATGATGGTGACATTCACCCAACTGCTTAAAGCCTACTCCGCTTTCAACAATGATGGCTTAGCCGTTACTCCTCGTTTAGTAGATTATTTGCAAGATGCAAATGGAAAGCACTATACCCTTCCTCCTAAAGTTGGAAATATGCAGGCTGTCAGTAAAAAAGCTGCCAACCAAGTGCATGATATCCTTTTAGAAGTGGTCAAACGTGGTACGGGCGTCAAAGCACAGTATCCAGGTTTAGAAGTAGGTGGGAAAACAGGAACAGCGCACATCGCTAAACATGGCCGCTATGTGAGAGAGTACCACAGCAGTTTTTATGGTTTTGCCAATGACAAAGAAGGGCATAAATATACGATCGGTGCGTTGGTGATACGTGCCAAAAAACCCTATAAATACTTTGCATCACAATCAGCAGTACCTACCTTCAGAAGAATACTGGACATACTTGTAGAGTTGGATTATCTTAAACCTGAAGGCGGAGTGGAAGTCACCAGTCCGGAGATCAAAGTAGAACCAAAAACACCACCTGAGATCATACAAGAACCAATAGTACCACAAAAAGAAAAAAAGGAAAAAGTGACCGTACAACCAGTGAAAAAAGCTACGCCATCGGTCAAAGAACTTTTTAAACTTGAACCAAAAGCAAAACCCAAACCTGAATCTAAACCTGAGCCAGTCAACATAAAGCCTGCGAAAGATAAATCAACACATGAACTTTTTGAAGAGCTGTTTTAG
- a CDS encoding FtsW/RodA/SpoVE family cell cycle protein: MIDKPLLAGVMALLTLSLVMSYSLSTYTVLHFDYADFHFFIRQSMAVFIGFVTMVLLSKMDPDKWFSRIGLSLFILFFILMIAMQFLPSSLVTAVGGAKRWIRVGPMSLAPVEFFKVGFVFFLAWSFSRKLLNKTKMQFWEEVRTFTPYLFVFMVAVVIIAVFQKDLGQVVVLGATLMVLFLFIGSSWKFFLTLLSGGLLAFVALIFLAPHRMARIKSWWGTVQDSILSIFPFESVQNLRIEAGKEPYQISNSLNAIHNGGFWGKGLGNGQFKLGYLSEVHTDFILAGITEELGFLGLALVTLTILFIVFRIFKIASKVKKPMYYLFSIGVGLLISLAFILNSYGISGITPIKGIAVPFLSYGGSHIWASCIAIGMVLMVSKKVPRDAKGRMR; the protein is encoded by the coding sequence ATGATAGACAAACCCCTTCTAGCAGGTGTTATGGCACTTTTAACACTTTCATTAGTGATGAGCTATTCTCTCTCTACGTATACCGTACTGCATTTTGATTATGCTGACTTTCACTTTTTTATACGACAAAGTATGGCTGTGTTTATAGGATTTGTCACGATGGTTCTTTTAAGTAAAATGGATCCTGACAAATGGTTTTCACGCATCGGATTGTCACTATTTATCCTCTTTTTTATTTTGATGATAGCTATGCAGTTTTTACCTTCTTCTCTTGTAACAGCAGTAGGAGGGGCCAAACGATGGATACGTGTAGGACCCATGTCCCTTGCTCCTGTTGAATTCTTTAAAGTAGGGTTTGTCTTCTTTTTGGCATGGAGTTTTTCTCGTAAATTACTAAACAAAACAAAAATGCAGTTTTGGGAAGAAGTACGTACTTTCACGCCGTATCTTTTTGTTTTCATGGTGGCAGTCGTTATCATTGCTGTATTTCAAAAAGATTTAGGCCAAGTGGTGGTATTGGGAGCAACACTCATGGTATTGTTTTTATTCATCGGGAGCTCCTGGAAATTCTTTTTAACACTGCTTTCTGGTGGTTTGTTAGCCTTTGTAGCACTCATCTTCCTCGCACCTCACCGTATGGCACGGATCAAAAGCTGGTGGGGAACAGTACAAGACAGTATACTTTCTATTTTTCCTTTTGAATCGGTTCAAAATCTTCGTATAGAAGCAGGTAAAGAACCTTATCAGATATCTAATTCTCTCAATGCTATTCATAATGGTGGCTTTTGGGGAAAAGGTCTGGGCAATGGTCAGTTTAAATTAGGATATTTAAGTGAAGTGCATACAGACTTTATTTTGGCAGGTATCACAGAAGAGTTGGGGTTTTTGGGGCTTGCTTTGGTGACACTGACAATCTTGTTTATTGTGTTTCGTATCTTTAAGATCGCTTCAAAAGTAAAAAAGCCTATGTATTATCTCTTCTCTATCGGGGTAGGGTTGCTGATATCATTGGCATTTATTCTTAACTCTTACGGTATTTCCGGCATTACACCGATCAAAGGAATTGCCGTACCGTTCTTAAGCTATGGAGGTTCACATATATGGGCTTCGTGTATCGCTATAGGTATGGTGTTGATGGTATCGAAAAAAGTACCAAGAGATGCTAAAGGAAGAATGCGATGA